One Bacillota bacterium genomic window, ATGCTGTAGGAACCGGGCGTCCAGACCGGGAGGCTGAACTCCAGCGTCCCCTCCGGCGCCAGGCCGCCCGCTGCCGAGGCGCCGCGGAAGCCGCCGATCTCGCTGACGCGGAGCGTCACATCGAAGTAGTGCGTCGCCGGCTCCGGGAAGGCGACGCGGTACGCGATCTTGGGCATGCTCTTCAGGTCACCACCCTCCAGGGGCTTTCCATTCCGCCGGCGGCGGCCGATCCCTCCCGCTCGCGGGGCGGGCGGATGAGGTACGCTCTCCCCGGTGCCGGCGCGCCTCGGGCAGCCGGCCGCCGTCTGCCCCGGCCTGCGCTCCGCCGGCCGGGGGCTTGTGAGGAGGGAGGACGTTGCGCCGCGAGATCGCGGGTTGGGTCGACCTGGAGGCGCCGGCGGAGGCGGAGTGGGAGTGGCTCCGCACGGTCCGTCACGTCCATCCCCTGCACGTGGAGGATTGCCAGCACTTCTCGGAGCTCCCCAAGATCGACGTGGAACGGGAGTACCTTTTCCTGGTGCTGCACGTGCCGGCGCCGGAGCCGCCCGATCCGCGCGGGCGGCTGCGCCTGGTGGAGCTGGACCTCTTCCTGTTCGAAGACGGCGTCGTCTCCGTCCACATGGAGCAGCTGCCCTGGCTGGAGCAGCTCCGCGGCCGGGTCGAAGCGCTGGCCGCGCGCTCGCCCCAGCGGCCCGACCGCCTCTTCCACGCGCTCGTCGACCACGCGGTCGATGCGCTGATCCCCTCCGTGCAGGCGCTCCTGGAGCAGGTGGACGAGCTGGGCGAGGAGATCTGGGCGGGCCGCGGCCGCCGGGCGATCCGGCCGCTCCGGCGGCTGCTGCGTTCGGCGGCGCAGCTTCGCCGCAGCATCGAGCCCGAGGCGGTGGCGCTGACGCGGCTGATGCACGAGGAGAGCCGGCTGGGTGAGGAGACCCGCCCCTACCTGAAGGACGTGGCCGACCACCTGGACCGGCTCCAGCGCGACCTGGAGTTCCTGCAGCACAACGCGCTGGCGCTCTTCGAGTCGCACCTGGCCATCCAGAGCCAGCAGTCCAACCGCGTCATGCAGAGGCTGACCGTCATCTCCGCCATCTTCCTCCCGCTCTCCTGGATCGCCGGCGTCTACGGCATGAACTTCCGGCACATGCCCGAGCTGGCGGTGCCCTGGGCCTATCCGGCGGTGCTGGGCTTCATGTTCGCGCTGGGGCTGGCGCTCTTCGTCTATTTCCGCCGGGCGGGGTGGCTCGACTGACGGGACGGAGGGAACGGGCGAGCGGCCGATCCGTCAGGCGGCGAGCGCCCCCCACGCCGCCCTCACCAGCCGCCGGTCACGTCCCCCCTCCGCCTAGCGCGGACCGACCAGCTCGCGGCCGATGATGAGCCGGCGGATCTCCGAGGTGCCGGCGCCGATCTGCATCAGCTTGGCGTCGCGCATCATCCGCTCCAGCGGCAGCTCGCGCAGGTAGCCGTAGCCGCCGTGGATCTGGACCGCCTGTTCGGTGGCGCGCATGGCCACGTCGGAGGCGAAGAGGAGGGCGGCGGCCGCTTCCTTGTGGACGCTCCGGCCCTGGGCGAACGCCTCCTCCGCCAGCCGTGCCGTCCGATAGACCAGGAGCCGCGCCGCCTCCACCTCGGTGAACATGTCGGCCAGCTTCGCCTGGACCAGCTCGAAGTCGCCGATACGGAGGCCGAACTGCCGCCGCTCGCGGGCGTAGGCCAGCGACCGCTCCAGCGCCTCCTCCGCCAGGCCGAGGGAGAGTCCCGCCAGGAAGGCGCGCTCCAGGTCGAGCCCCGACATCATCACCGCCACGCCACCGTTCTCCTCGCCCAGGAGGTTCTCCGCCGGCACCCGGCAGCCGTCGAAGAGGAGCTCGCCGGTGGGCGAGCCGCGCATCCCCATCTTC contains:
- a CDS encoding magnesium transporter CorA family protein, with the protein product MRREIAGWVDLEAPAEAEWEWLRTVRHVHPLHVEDCQHFSELPKIDVEREYLFLVLHVPAPEPPDPRGRLRLVELDLFLFEDGVVSVHMEQLPWLEQLRGRVEALAARSPQRPDRLFHALVDHAVDALIPSVQALLEQVDELGEEIWAGRGRRAIRPLRRLLRSAAQLRRSIEPEAVALTRLMHEESRLGEETRPYLKDVADHLDRLQRDLEFLQHNALALFESHLAIQSQQSNRVMQRLTVISAIFLPLSWIAGVYGMNFRHMPELAVPWAYPAVLGFMFALGLALFVYFRRAGWLD